The Hippea alviniae EP5-r region TGTCGTAAATAAGCCGAGAGAGTTTGTGCAGCTTTCTATCTCACCATGTGCGTAAACGGTAATTTTTCTGATAAAGCTTTTAACATATTGGGATAAAAACGAGCCCATTCTCTCTGCCAAACCGAGAAACTGTTTGCCGAGTTCGGTTATCTCTTCTTCTTCCATCTTGATGTTTACGGCGTTTTCATATCCCCTACCTTTTAGGGCATCGATTACAGACTTTGCTATACCTTCTCCAACCCTTACCTGAGACTCGTAAGTATTAGCACCTAAATGCGGTGTTGCTATAACATTGTCAAACTCAAGAAGTGGATGATTGGGTTGCGGTTCATTCTCGAATACATCAATTCCCAAAGCTCTTATTTTTCTACTCTTTAGACCTTCATATAGAGCCTTTTCGTTGTATAAGCCACCACGGGCACAGTTTATCAGTATGACACCATCTTTCATCTTTTCTATCTCTTCTTTATCTATCATGTTGTATGTTTCGTTTGTCTTTGGCGTGTGAATAGTGATTATGTCGGCATTTCTAATTAGTTCGTCCAAATCATCAACGATTTTTGCACCTATTTTTGTTGCTTTCTCCTTAGGAATATACGGGTCATAAACAATAACATTTGCACCAAAACTCATTACCCTTATGGCAACCCTGGTTCCTATTCTTCCCATACCTATAATACCAACGGTTTTGCCGTATAGCTCTATACCCATCCACTTTTTTCTATCCCATATATGTTTATATTTAAGCTCGTAATTGGCATTGGGCATAAATCTCAAGCAGTTTAAGATGAATGTCATTGTATGTTCTGTTGCAGCAAGCGTATTACCTGTTGGCATATTTAAAACGACAATACCCTTTTTGCTTGCTTCTTCTAGATCTATATTATCGACACCAACACCCGCCCTTCCAATAACTTTTAGATTTTTGCAATAGGATAGGAACTCTTTGTCTATGGTTGTTGAACTTCTTGTTATTATGGCATCTGCATCTTCTAACTGCTTGGGCAACTCCTTTTTGTCCACATCGCTTTTTATTTCAACTTCTATGTCTGGTTCGTTTCTTAAAATATCTATGCCAGCTTCGGAAATGTTATCACATATTACTACTTTGTGCATTGTTCCTCCTTTATAAGCTGTTTTAGTGTTTCTTCTATTGTAATTATTGGCCTTTTGCCTATAAATTTTTTTACTATTTTGCCTTTTTTATCAAGTATTACAATTGTCGGTGTTGCTAATATTCCTCCGATACTTCTTAAATCGCTTTTTGAGTGTATTCTCCAGATTGGATAAATAACATTTAAATCCTTTATAAAATCACCAATATCGTATCTATCCCTACTCAAGCTTATGCCCAAAATAAAGACCTTATCCTTGTATTGTTTGTATAGTTTATTTATCTCTTTTGCTTCATGTTCACATGGTGTGCAGTCAGGGTAAAAAAATACAAGCACGACAGGCCTTTTGCCAATATAGTTTGCTACATTTGTTGTTGTGTCGTTGTCAAAGTATGGAGCGTCAAGTCTTATGCTTATTTTTGCAAAGGCAACTGGAGAAAGGATAAAAAAAGCTAATAAAATAATAAGGGTTTTTTTCATGGCTTACCCCTTTAAGCTTTTTTCTGCGGCTTTTTTGACTATTTCCAAACACCTATCCACCATAGCGTTTTCAAACGCTTCGGCAGTAATTCTTAGAAGCGGTTCTGTTCCTGAGTATCTTACTATTAATCTTCCAGCATCCTTTAGAATACTGTTTGCCTTTTTGATGGCTTCCTGCATCTCTTCTATCTCTTCCAATGGCGGCTTGCTCTTTACCATCACATTAACCGTCTTTTGTGGGATTGTTTTGAAGTTCTGAGTTAATTCAGATAATTTGGCCTTCTCCTGCTGCATTATAGACAGCACCGCCAAAGCTGTCACGATACCATCACCGGTTGTGTTGTTATCCCACAAAACTATATGTCCGGACTGCTCACCACCTAAATTATAACCCTTTTCAATCATTCTCCTTACGATATTCTTATCTCCAACATCAACCCTTTCAAGATTAACGCCCATATTTTTCAAAAATACTTCAAGACCATAGTTGCTCATCACTGTTCCAACAACCGTGTCGTTTTTAAGCTTTTTTTCCCTTTTAAAGTTTGAAGCAAGTATGGCAAGTATGGCATCGCCATCAACAAGATTGTATCTCTCATCAACCATCAAAACCCTATCACCATCACCATCAAAGGCTATGCCCACATCTGCCCTGTATAATTTTGTGGCTTCGATTATCGTCTTTGGGTATGTAGAGCCGCACTTATCGTTTATGTTCGTGCCATTTGGCTGATTGTTTATTGCGATAACTTCTGCTCCAAGTTCTTCAAATATCATGGGAGCAACTTTATATGTAGAGCCATTTGCGCAATCAAGCACAATCCTTAAACCTTCCAAACTGACACTATAAGGTATTGTATCTTTTGCAAATACAATATACCTTCCCAGTGTATCCCTGATTCTGTATGCCCTTCCGATTTTGTCTCCTGTTGCGCCTTTCTTATCCAATGTATCGCTTAAAATCAAGTTCTCTATTTTTTCTTCAAGCTCATCGTCAAGCTTTAGACCATCTTTTGAGAATATCTTTATGCCGTTATCATCATAAGGGTTATGACTCGCTGATATTACAACACCTGCATCACATCTCATACTTCTTACCAAAAAGGCTATTGCAGGTGTTGGCATAGGCCCTACAAGGTAAGCATCAGCACCCATAGATACAACGCCGCTTGTTATGGCGCTTTCAAGCATATATCCAGATAGCCTTGTGTCTTTGCCTATGATTATTTTTCTTTTTCTATCCGTTTGCCCATCAAGCGCATAAACCAAAGCCTTGCCAAGTTTATACGCTAAGTCTCCAACCATCGGATAGATGTTGGCTTTTCCTCTTATTCCGTCTGTTCCAAATAGCTTCATAGCTTTACTCCAAAATACCTAATTGTGAATGTTGCTATGCTTAGATAAATCAGAAGACCCATTATATCGTTCATTGCCGAGATAAAAGGCGATGCAGCAACAGCCGGGTCAACATTGAGCTTTTTTAATCCCAAAGGCAAAAGAGCACCTATCATGGTTGATAAGAACATTGAAATAAAAAGCGAAGCGCCAACGACTAACGCCAAATAGAAGTTTCTCTGAAACACCATCGCCATAGCAAACCCTAAGATGGCAAAGAGCGTTCCTATGGATATTGCCGTCTTTATCTGCCTTCTTATTATCTCCCATATCCCATGTTCGTCAAACTTGCCAAGCGCCAATGCCCTTACAACGATTGTCTGAGACTGCTGACCCGTATTACCACCCAAAGCCATGATTAACGGCATAAAAAACGAGAGCGATATAGCAGTCTTCAATGTCCCATCAAAAAACTTAAGCACACTTCCCGATATAGACTCACCAATCAAACTCATAATAAGCCACGGAGCTCTGTATTTTATAATGTTGATAATTTTTGTCTCTTCAAACTCTTCACCCGATGTACCGATTAATTTATAGATGTCTTCTGTTGTCTCTTCCCTTATAACATCGATTATGTCGTCAACAGTGATAATTCCGACAAGCCTATTTTTATTATCTACCACAGGAACACAAAGCAAGTCGTATTTTTCAACAAGCTTTGCAACTTCTTCCTGGTCCATATCCGTTCTTACAGAGATTATATTTGTGTTTGTTATATTCTCTATCTTCTCGTTTCTATCTGCTGTTATTAACGCTCTCAATGTTACGACGCCTATAAGATGCCCAAATTTATCAACAACATAGACATAGATTATCTTTTTCTCTTTGCTTGCCTTTCTTATCTCTTCTAAGGCTTCTTCAACGGTTAAATCCTTATCTATAGCAAAGAAATCTGGGTTCATTATGCCGCCTGCTGAATCTTCTGGATACTTTAGCAGGCTGGCTATCTCGTTTTTAAACTGCTCATCAAACAGAGACTCAACTTTATCTGCAAACTCTTCGTTTAGCTCTTCCAATATGTCAACAGCTTTGTCGATAGATATGTTTTGAAGTATCTTTGCCGCTTCTTCTGGCGATAACTCTTCAAGCAGCATTGCGGCTATCTTGTAATCGTCAAGATACTCAATTGCTTCGGCTTTTAGTGGCAAATCCTTAAGCGCTTTTATAGCGTAAATTCTCTCATCAGGTGCTAAATTCTGAATAACTTTTGCTATGTCGGCAGGATGGAGTTTGCTTAAGATATTTCTAACATTATCTATCGCTTCTTTTCTTATGAATTTTC contains the following coding sequences:
- the serA gene encoding phosphoglycerate dehydrogenase, coding for MHKVVICDNISEAGIDILRNEPDIEVEIKSDVDKKELPKQLEDADAIITRSSTTIDKEFLSYCKNLKVIGRAGVGVDNIDLEEASKKGIVVLNMPTGNTLAATEHTMTFILNCLRFMPNANYELKYKHIWDRKKWMGIELYGKTVGIIGMGRIGTRVAIRVMSFGANVIVYDPYIPKEKATKIGAKIVDDLDELIRNADIITIHTPKTNETYNMIDKEEIEKMKDGVILINCARGGLYNEKALYEGLKSRKIRALGIDVFENEPQPNHPLLEFDNVIATPHLGANTYESQVRVGEGIAKSVIDALKGRGYENAVNIKMEEEEITELGKQFLGLAERMGSFLSQYVKSFIRKITVYAHGEIESCTNSLGLFTTVGILKNMVDEHVNYVNAPYLAKERGLEIETKIYDKATEFKNYLLISAEYDDDKTLEIGGTVFEPNKARIVYMDGFDMEIELTGNIIVFRNHDKPGIIGKVGEILGRHNINIADFRLGRKKETGEALSFIKVDQDVSEAILKEIWNIDGAISISKVRL
- the glmM gene encoding phosphoglucosamine mutase, which produces MKLFGTDGIRGKANIYPMVGDLAYKLGKALVYALDGQTDRKRKIIIGKDTRLSGYMLESAITSGVVSMGADAYLVGPMPTPAIAFLVRSMRCDAGVVISASHNPYDDNGIKIFSKDGLKLDDELEEKIENLILSDTLDKKGATGDKIGRAYRIRDTLGRYIVFAKDTIPYSVSLEGLRIVLDCANGSTYKVAPMIFEELGAEVIAINNQPNGTNINDKCGSTYPKTIIEATKLYRADVGIAFDGDGDRVLMVDERYNLVDGDAILAILASNFKREKKLKNDTVVGTVMSNYGLEVFLKNMGVNLERVDVGDKNIVRRMIEKGYNLGGEQSGHIVLWDNNTTGDGIVTALAVLSIMQQEKAKLSELTQNFKTIPQKTVNVMVKSKPPLEEIEEMQEAIKKANSILKDAGRLIVRYSGTEPLLRITAEAFENAMVDRCLEIVKKAAEKSLKG
- the mgtE gene encoding magnesium transporter, which translates into the protein MTKEHANTGIIVQTVRKFIRKEAIDNVRNILSKLHPADIAKVIQNLAPDERIYAIKALKDLPLKAEAIEYLDDYKIAAMLLEELSPEEAAKILQNISIDKAVDILEELNEEFADKVESLFDEQFKNEIASLLKYPEDSAGGIMNPDFFAIDKDLTVEEALEEIRKASKEKKIIYVYVVDKFGHLIGVVTLRALITADRNEKIENITNTNIISVRTDMDQEEVAKLVEKYDLLCVPVVDNKNRLVGIITVDDIIDVIREETTEDIYKLIGTSGEEFEETKIINIIKYRAPWLIMSLIGESISGSVLKFFDGTLKTAISLSFFMPLIMALGGNTGQQSQTIVVRALALGKFDEHGIWEIIRRQIKTAISIGTLFAILGFAMAMVFQRNFYLALVVGASLFISMFLSTMIGALLPLGLKKLNVDPAVAASPFISAMNDIMGLLIYLSIATFTIRYFGVKL
- a CDS encoding TlpA family protein disulfide reductase encodes the protein MKKTLIILLAFFILSPVAFAKISIRLDAPYFDNDTTTNVANYIGKRPVVLVFFYPDCTPCEHEAKEINKLYKQYKDKVFILGISLSRDRYDIGDFIKDLNVIYPIWRIHSKSDLRSIGGILATPTIVILDKKGKIVKKFIGKRPIITIEETLKQLIKEEQCTK